Below is a window of Oncorhynchus clarkii lewisi isolate Uvic-CL-2024 chromosome 19, UVic_Ocla_1.0, whole genome shotgun sequence DNA.
TCCTGGGGGTGGGTGGCGCTGACAGGGCCAAAATGCTGGGGGAGCGGGGGGTTCTTTCCGGGGAGCCCCTGGCCAGCGCCCCTCTCGCAGCAGGAAGAGCTGCCGCCTGGTCTCCTGAATATTCATGGCCGCCTGGCTATTGTGACAGGGCAACTCTATGgaagatgtagggagagagagagagggagaggacaaatcAGGTGCCAATTTACTCCCAGACACtcacgcttacacacacacaaactgtcatACCAAACACAAAGAAGACTGTATCTTGGTTTTTCTGTAATCCATGTCCAGTTTTAATGTGTTTGACCACTATTGCATCTCAGTTAATATTTTAGGTGTAGAGATTGAATTACTAAATAATAGACAGTGTGACATTGATAAGATattgatacagtatgtcctggATGTATGTTGTGTTTTAGATATACCGGTGATCCCAGACCTTGACGAAGTACAAGAGGAAGACCTTAACATGCAAGTTGCTGCTCCTCCAAGGTACTGTAAAAACATGTCACGCTCCACTCTAGTTGACTCCAGTCACTCTGGTAGATTCATGGCATCCCATCACTCAATTTTCATGATTGATGAAGTGCATCCTTTTGGTCAGTCTTGCACTTAAGTGAGTACAGACACACCTGCACACCGTCTCACATACTGTCTCTGACTGCATAACTCTGTTATAAGTAACCAGATAGCTGTTCAGATGTTCATATATTACCACATTCGCCATACCTCTGGCTGGTTGCTGACCCATCTTCAGAGCCATGTACAGTACCTGGCCTACATCTTAACATCAAGGAGAGCAAAATATAAGAATACACTGGTCTTAGACTTTGACTGTTACTTTGCCTCCTCTCATCATGGTATTGAAGGCGTCTTGGCATATTGGACCTTTATGCAGAAATAACAGTTGAGATGTGATTTATGCACGGCGGTTAGTGGGACCCTTACTAACGGGGCCCTTTGATTTACAGGGCAGTGAGAGACACGCCGACATGTGTCCGCTATGTAGCGCGGCTATGACAGCGGCGGAGGTTATTAGGCTGGGACCTGCTCTCTGTACGAGATAATATCCACATTGAACTCATTGCGGGGGCAATGTAGCGTGTAATGTGCAGTAAGTAGGACTGGCATGCACTGCTAGGCCCTCGCCACTTTCAGAGCCCCCCTCTTAATTCCAACTACAGATAAGCAGCTGGGTTTCAATTTGAGGCAGTTACCACTTGGCGCTCATCTCTCTGTTCTTTAATGAACTCTCCATGCCCTGTGTGCACTACCTCAAACTTCTGAGAAGATATCTGTCTCACAGAGTGATACTTGCAAGTTGTACTGTACTATGATACAGCTTCTAGATTGGTCTGGTGATATCTTGCAGGTAGTGTAGGGAATACTTTACTGTATTTCAATAGACATGCACTAATCAGGCTAGTGAGGAAAAGCATGCCAACAAGTACATGTTTGGTATAGCAGCTACCAGTGGTGGTTggtgctgtttaagatgagggaggattattgttttttttttaatgagcatggccttatttatattactgcatattggatgactgtcattcacattccattcacccagctcagtgtaacatcaataggtttaggctactacatgatactcaaattttccctatacccatcatgaggttgctacaacctagcctatgaatgaaggTTTGCAATGTAGGTTCACAGGTTGAGAGAAATTTGcttaatcaaggtgacagacattgacacattcaataccaccgtGCACAATctcgcctgcatctagctgatctagagtGTAATCTTTAGTCCAATAGTTGCAAACAATAAtttatattggacaaattcaggtatacACTGCAGTCCTAGCTAGCTGTATTATgctttatgctttcagtactagattattTCTCTGATcgtttgattggatggacaaaatgtcagttcatgctgcaaaagctctgataggctggaggacaccctccggaagttgtcataattactgtgtaagtttaTTGAAGGGGGTGAggaccatgagcctcctaggttttgtattgaagtcaatgtacccagaggaggacagaaactaGCTGCAATATGGTGCTACCCTACACAGTGCTATTGAGGCTAGTGTAGACCTTCATTTCAAAACTGTTAACTGTTAAaacaattatttggtgatgtgaatatattttatattgttttatcaaaaaggataacttttcattgtgtttcactttttattttttattaaattcactgaggaggatggtcctccccttcctcctctgaggagcctccactggtagcTACATTTATGATGGGATTTTTGTTTACATAGTGTTTGTCCTTCTCCCCAGCATCCAGGTGAACCGGGTAATGACATACAGAGATCTGGACAATGACCTCATGAAGTACTCTGTCTTCCAGACCCTGGTAAGACATCTCATatggggccacacacacacagccaggtttCAACGGCTATTTATTTGTACTCTATATTAGATTACCcagccctctctcttcctccaggaGGTCCTTTTAGGATGCATCCAATATAAATTACCTCTGTCTGTAGAGTGTGTTTCTGCAAGCTGGTGTTCTCATAAGGTCTATGCCTCTACCTAGGACGGTGAGATTGACTTGAAGCTCCTCACCAAGGTTTTAGCTCCAGAGcaggaggtgagggaggtgagTGAGTTTTTTGTAAATATAGCCGCTGTTCCCTGTGAGGGGGTGTCCAGATGTTGCTGAAGCACCAGGGGAGGTCGCCTCCCAGTCTCCCAGGTAATCAAGATTTATGATGTGTGCATTAACAagctctattctctttctctcaccttcccttgcctttctcttgctctccttctccccctctggtctcttcctctctctctgtttcttattcccctcttttctctcacaCTTCTCTCATCTTTATTACACTATATATTTTCTTCCCCCCATTTTTTGTATCTTTCttttctcatatctctctctctctctctctctctctctctctctctctctctctctctctctttcgctctctctcaggAGGACGTGGGTTGGGACTGGGATCATCTGTTTACAGAGGTGTCCTCAGAGCTGCTGACGGAATGGGatcaaggagagaaggaggagcaggTCCCGCTGTCTGTGTTATGAGGACAAGCCTCCCCAAGTTGGGATAAAGTGGACCAGAACGTCTCCTC
It encodes the following:
- the LOC139374272 gene encoding intraflagellar transport protein 43 homolog B, giving the protein MDDHLKLGDSGVVKNVAKLGRRGQRTRQAAEQTSLEEPRHVRKSSSSTSMGEGPPPKPARRQGGWAEETSGSANRRLRPQTPQGSDDEGDIPVIPDLDEVQEEDLNMQVAAPPSIQVNRVMTYRDLDNDLMKYSVFQTLDGEIDLKLLTKVLAPEQEVREEDVGWDWDHLFTEVSSELLTEWDQGEKEEQVPLSVL